The following coding sequences lie in one Enterococcus sp. 9E7_DIV0242 genomic window:
- the rpoZ gene encoding DNA-directed RNA polymerase subunit omega, whose translation MMLKPSIDSLLKEVPSKYSLVILASKRAHELEAGAQPMLEGFESVKSVGQALEEIDAALVINDPNPEEKRERLRMAKEEQRMIKDQEKKELEDRIREESKL comes from the coding sequence ATGATGCTAAAACCATCTATTGACTCATTATTAAAAGAAGTACCATCAAAATACTCATTGGTTATCCTGGCGAGTAAACGCGCACATGAATTAGAAGCTGGCGCACAGCCAATGCTGGAAGGTTTTGAATCTGTAAAAAGCGTAGGACAGGCATTGGAGGAAATTGATGCGGCATTAGTTATCAATGATCCAAACCCTGAGGAAAAGCGTGAGCGTCTGCGTATGGCGAAAGAAGAACAACGCATGATCAAGGATCAGGAAAAAAAAGAGCTTGAAGATCGTATTCGCGAAGAAAGCAAACTGTAA
- a CDS encoding FUSC family protein — MFGFKIGLRTIKTGISVFLCILISLLLRRETYVVSAITAVFTLREDMVNTLTFGKHRVAGNSIGALTSVLVIFLFELFGDSGIVQLIAVPLVIVAMITVLVRFRFQEGIVGATATLLTIVFMIPEDSSYVYALNRVVDSFIGMGVAIGVNYLLPSKMETILATVQQKLSGEDQQELD, encoded by the coding sequence ATGTTTGGATTTAAAATTGGACTTAGAACAATAAAGACAGGGATCAGTGTGTTTCTTTGTATTTTAATCAGCTTACTACTTCGTCGGGAAACGTATGTCGTTTCAGCGATTACGGCTGTTTTTACATTGAGAGAAGACATGGTCAATACGCTGACCTTTGGGAAACATCGAGTCGCGGGTAATTCGATTGGTGCGCTTACCTCGGTTTTGGTGATTTTTTTGTTTGAGCTGTTTGGGGACTCAGGTATAGTACAGCTGATTGCCGTGCCATTGGTTATTGTTGCGATGATTACAGTATTAGTAAGATTCAGGTTTCAAGAGGGGATCGTTGGGGCAACAGCAACGCTTTTGACGATCGTTTTTATGATTCCGGAAGATTCGTCCTATGTTTATGCGTTGAATCGAGTAGTCGATAGCTTCATTGGTATGGGGGTGGCAATTGGTGTGAACTATTTGCTTCCATCAAAAATGGAAACAATACTTGCGACTGTTCAACAGAAGCTTAGTGGAGAAGATCAACAGGAATTGGATTGA
- a CDS encoding Stp1/IreP family PP2C-type Ser/Thr phosphatase, which yields MEINFQTDVGRKRNTNQDYAGVFKNKVGISLAILADGMGGHLAGDIASQMAVNHIGERWTNSDIVSADKAAQWLIQAIQSENEVIYEKGQSVPEYAGMGTTIVSAVLLNESYVLANIGDSRAYLVRNKQLIQLTEDHSLVNELVKSGEITQEMAANHPRKNVLTRSLGMPNTVEVDVASHLRVDDDYILLCSDGLTNMVSEEAILAVLLSDDTIEQKVETLISLANEAGGVDNITALIIHFDKDEEEDR from the coding sequence GTGGAAATCAATTTTCAAACAGATGTTGGGCGTAAAAGAAATACGAACCAAGACTATGCAGGAGTATTCAAAAATAAAGTGGGGATATCATTAGCTATCCTGGCAGACGGTATGGGTGGACATCTTGCCGGTGATATCGCAAGTCAGATGGCTGTGAATCATATTGGTGAGCGGTGGACAAACAGTGATATCGTGTCTGCTGATAAAGCTGCGCAATGGCTGATACAAGCAATTCAGTCAGAAAACGAAGTGATTTATGAAAAAGGACAATCTGTTCCGGAGTATGCCGGTATGGGAACAACCATCGTCAGTGCTGTCTTGCTGAATGAGTCTTATGTTTTGGCGAACATCGGCGATAGTCGCGCGTATTTAGTGCGGAATAAACAGCTGATTCAGCTGACCGAAGATCACTCGTTGGTAAATGAGCTGGTGAAGTCTGGAGAAATCACTCAAGAAATGGCTGCGAATCATCCACGTAAGAATGTACTGACTCGTTCTTTGGGAATGCCGAATACTGTGGAAGTTGATGTTGCCAGTCATTTAAGAGTTGATGATGATTATATTTTACTGTGTTCAGACGGGTTGACGAATATGGTTTCTGAAGAGGCCATTTTGGCTGTGCTTTTGTCTGATGATACGATTGAACAAAAGGTAGAGACGTTGATCTCTTTGGCAAATGAAGCAGGTGGCGTTGATAATATCACTGCATTGATTATACATTTTGATAAAGATGAGGAGGAGGACCGATGA
- the pknB gene encoding Stk1 family PASTA domain-containing Ser/Thr kinase: protein MIEIGRKLNGRYQILGNIGSGGMANVFLARDLILDRDVAVKVLRFDFQNDQAAIRRFQREALAASELVHPNIVSVYDVGEEDGLQYLVMEYVKGMDLKRYIQTHYPIMYATVVDIMEQILSAVALAHAHRIIHRDLKPQNILIDENGVVKITDFGIAIALSETSITQTNTMLGSVHYLSPEQARGSMATNQSDLYAVGVILYEMLTGNVPFDGESAVTIALKHFQEEIPSVRAFNSNIPQSLENIVLHATAKDPADRYKSAEEMSEDLYTVLSPDRLNEPKWEPTALMGETRVLTPLTEDTPMPEAFAEMDGPKEEDLATEEEPEETKDKKPKKKNRKRLIFIIIGLILALIIGVALYFAGSPKKEVAVPDVRGKTEQEARQMLQDAKLEVAKEVKELPDDEIEAGKVSKTDPEAQTDVKEGKTIVLYISTGNKKIKINDYSGDSYKDAIEEMKKLGFPESNIKIEKEHNLEVAADKIISQTPESGSEVDPKNDQVTLTVSMGPENVTLDNYVGYGYDNAVAALVALGVNEGNIKYAEEASDSVATGLVISQNPGAGTSFDPVNDTITLTVSKGSDKISIGNYTGYSYDEAVNALVSAGISESNISKKEQESDTVEKDVVISQSPANTAVSPNDKVTLTVSKGANTIEVPNVAEMTRQTAKSELEKKGFVVVEQIETSDKTKDTVIRTNPTAGTRSKKGATITIYYSSGPSAEPQNDAAVDEDTANQ, encoded by the coding sequence ATGATAGAGATCGGCAGAAAATTAAATGGTCGCTATCAGATCCTTGGCAACATAGGCAGTGGGGGTATGGCCAATGTTTTCCTTGCACGTGATTTGATTTTGGATCGAGATGTAGCAGTTAAGGTACTGCGCTTTGACTTTCAAAATGATCAAGCTGCTATTCGACGTTTTCAAAGAGAAGCATTGGCAGCGTCTGAGCTAGTTCATCCGAATATTGTCAGTGTTTATGATGTTGGTGAAGAAGATGGATTGCAATATTTGGTTATGGAATACGTGAAAGGGATGGACCTAAAGCGTTATATCCAAACACATTATCCAATTATGTATGCAACGGTTGTTGATATCATGGAGCAAATTCTTTCAGCTGTAGCCTTGGCGCATGCGCATCGAATTATTCACCGTGACCTGAAGCCGCAAAATATATTAATTGATGAAAATGGTGTGGTAAAAATCACGGATTTCGGGATTGCTATTGCATTATCTGAAACATCGATTACTCAAACTAATACGATGTTGGGCTCTGTTCACTATCTTTCTCCGGAACAAGCGAGAGGAAGTATGGCAACCAACCAGTCGGATCTTTATGCAGTCGGAGTTATTCTGTATGAGATGCTGACAGGAAATGTGCCTTTTGACGGCGAGTCGGCCGTAACAATTGCGCTAAAACATTTTCAAGAAGAAATCCCGTCAGTACGTGCTTTCAATTCAAATATTCCTCAGTCTTTGGAGAATATCGTGTTGCACGCTACAGCAAAGGATCCGGCAGATCGTTACAAATCAGCAGAAGAAATGTCTGAGGATCTTTATACGGTCCTTTCGCCGGATCGTCTGAATGAGCCCAAATGGGAGCCAACTGCATTAATGGGAGAGACAAGAGTATTGACCCCATTGACCGAAGACACACCGATGCCTGAGGCGTTTGCAGAGATGGATGGACCGAAAGAAGAAGACCTGGCTACTGAAGAAGAGCCGGAAGAAACTAAGGATAAGAAACCGAAGAAGAAAAATCGAAAACGACTGATCTTTATCATTATTGGGTTGATCCTGGCTTTGATTATTGGTGTGGCACTTTACTTCGCCGGCTCTCCGAAAAAGGAAGTTGCTGTTCCAGATGTTCGTGGAAAAACGGAACAAGAAGCACGTCAGATGCTGCAAGATGCCAAGCTGGAAGTCGCGAAGGAAGTAAAAGAGCTTCCGGATGACGAAATCGAAGCAGGCAAGGTTTCTAAAACAGACCCGGAAGCACAAACTGATGTAAAAGAGGGGAAAACAATCGTTCTCTATATCAGTACAGGAAATAAAAAAATTAAAATCAATGATTATTCCGGTGATAGTTATAAAGATGCTATTGAGGAAATGAAGAAGCTCGGTTTTCCTGAAAGTAATATCAAAATCGAGAAAGAGCATAACTTAGAGGTCGCTGCGGATAAAATTATCAGTCAGACACCGGAGAGCGGTTCAGAGGTCGATCCTAAAAATGACCAGGTAACATTGACTGTCAGCATGGGGCCGGAAAATGTCACGTTGGATAATTATGTCGGCTATGGCTACGATAATGCTGTTGCAGCTCTTGTTGCATTGGGTGTCAATGAAGGAAATATCAAGTATGCTGAAGAGGCAAGTGACTCTGTTGCCACGGGTCTGGTTATTTCGCAAAATCCAGGTGCAGGTACTTCATTTGATCCAGTCAATGATACGATCACGCTGACTGTAAGCAAAGGCTCGGACAAAATCAGTATTGGTAATTACACAGGGTATAGCTATGATGAAGCAGTCAATGCTCTTGTTTCTGCCGGTATCAGTGAAAGCAATATCAGCAAGAAGGAACAGGAAAGTGACACAGTAGAGAAAGATGTTGTTATCTCTCAAAGTCCGGCGAATACTGCTGTAAGCCCTAATGATAAAGTTACGTTGACCGTGAGCAAGGGTGCAAATACGATTGAAGTTCCGAATGTGGCTGAAATGACTAGGCAGACGGCGAAATCAGAGCTAGAGAAAAAGGGCTTTGTGGTTGTGGAGCAAATAGAAACGTCAGACAAGACAAAAGATACTGTTATCCGAACCAATCCGACCGCAGGCACGAGATCGAAAAAAGGAGCAACTATTACAATTTACTATTCAAGTGGTCCTTCGGCAGAGCCACAAAATGATGCTGCTGTAGACGAGGATACAGCAAATCAATAA
- the rsmB gene encoding 16S rRNA (cytosine(967)-C(5))-methyltransferase RsmB, with product MGKRVSARIRKSVRYTAMQTIERIDKGGAYSNLLLSEMIEKSNLSDQDSRLFTELVYGTVSRKLLLEYFLTPFIKKPQKVDSWVKNLLILSLYQSLYLDKIPDHAIINEAVEIAKQRGNIGASKFVNGVLRSIQREGVPSLDAIKDPLERLSVEISMPLWLTQKLVDQIGMVETQKLGLSLFERSHASARVDARYVNRSEAIEQLADEEIEAEASRISPYGVIAKKGFIAGSTLFKEGRITVQDESSMLVAPAMQIEKQHKVLDACAAPGGKTTHIATFLDEAAGGLVTALDIHQHKVKLIEENATRLRVEAVVAAEKMDARAAKDNFSPDSFDRVLVDAPCSGLGLMRRKPDIKYHKSAKDFDQLPKIQLEILESTAQTLKQWGIMVYSTCTITKEENQEVVAAFLAKHPEFKKIDVAVNEILDSSIEEQMLTIYPHQFLTDGFFICCMQKVS from the coding sequence ATGGGAAAACGAGTATCAGCAAGAATCAGAAAGTCTGTGCGCTATACGGCGATGCAGACGATTGAGCGAATTGATAAGGGTGGCGCGTATTCGAATCTACTATTGAGTGAGATGATTGAAAAATCGAACTTATCGGATCAAGACAGCCGATTGTTTACAGAATTAGTTTATGGAACGGTCAGCAGAAAGTTGTTGTTAGAGTATTTTTTGACGCCTTTTATCAAGAAGCCGCAAAAGGTGGATAGCTGGGTCAAAAATTTATTGATTTTATCCCTCTATCAATCCCTTTATTTAGATAAAATTCCTGACCATGCCATCATCAATGAAGCCGTGGAAATCGCAAAGCAAAGAGGAAATATCGGTGCAAGCAAATTTGTTAATGGTGTATTAAGGAGCATTCAAAGAGAAGGAGTTCCTTCCCTTGATGCAATCAAAGATCCGTTAGAACGATTGTCAGTAGAAATCAGTATGCCGTTGTGGCTGACGCAAAAATTAGTTGACCAAATCGGGATGGTTGAAACGCAGAAACTAGGTCTGTCATTGTTTGAGCGGAGTCATGCGAGTGCGCGAGTAGATGCTCGTTATGTCAATCGTTCCGAAGCAATCGAACAATTAGCCGATGAAGAAATCGAAGCGGAAGCAAGTCGTATTTCGCCTTATGGTGTGATTGCTAAAAAAGGATTTATTGCAGGCAGTACATTATTCAAAGAGGGACGCATTACGGTTCAGGATGAGAGTTCGATGCTCGTTGCTCCGGCAATGCAGATCGAGAAACAGCACAAGGTTTTAGATGCCTGTGCAGCACCGGGCGGAAAAACGACCCACATTGCGACATTTTTGGATGAAGCAGCAGGAGGCTTAGTTACAGCCTTAGATATCCATCAGCACAAGGTAAAACTGATCGAGGAAAATGCGACGAGACTGCGTGTTGAAGCCGTGGTTGCTGCAGAAAAAATGGACGCACGAGCAGCGAAAGACAATTTTTCTCCGGATAGCTTCGATCGTGTGTTAGTCGATGCTCCTTGTTCAGGATTAGGATTAATGAGACGAAAACCGGATATTAAATACCATAAATCTGCAAAAGATTTTGACCAATTACCGAAAATTCAGTTGGAAATCCTTGAAAGTACTGCACAAACGCTGAAACAATGGGGTATAATGGTCTATAGCACATGTACAATCACAAAAGAAGAGAATCAGGAGGTTGTTGCGGCTTTTCTGGCAAAACATCCTGAATTCAAAAAAATCGATGTAGCGGTCAATGAGATTCTTGATTCGTCGATTGAAGAGCAGATGCTGACAATCTATCCGCATCAATTCTTAACAGACGGATTCTTTATTTGCTGCATGCAGAAAGTTTCTTAA
- the def gene encoding peptide deformylase produces MRYPIVLYPDDKLTVKAKEVTLITDEIVRLLDDMYETMTAHDGIGIAAPQIGKNLQLAVVEIDEETGLFELINPEIIEKKGTDIDVEGCLSIPNKFGTVKRADEVTVRYFDREGEEIEVTAYGYLARAFQHEIDHLNGELFIDKMLEEIAPEDLDSYMEGKLND; encoded by the coding sequence ATGCGTTATCCAATTGTGCTTTACCCTGATGATAAGTTGACTGTCAAAGCGAAAGAGGTCACGTTGATTACAGACGAGATCGTCCGTTTGCTGGACGATATGTATGAAACAATGACTGCCCACGATGGCATCGGTATTGCTGCACCTCAAATAGGCAAGAACTTGCAGCTAGCAGTTGTTGAGATAGATGAGGAGACAGGTCTTTTCGAGTTGATCAATCCTGAAATCATTGAAAAAAAAGGAACAGACATTGATGTTGAGGGCTGCCTTAGTATCCCGAACAAATTTGGAACAGTGAAAAGAGCGGATGAAGTAACGGTTCGCTATTTTGATCGAGAAGGCGAAGAGATTGAAGTAACCGCCTATGGTTATTTGGCTCGTGCATTTCAGCATGAAATCGATCATTTAAATGGAGAATTATTTATTGATAAAATGCTTGAGGAGATTGCACCAGAAGACTTAGACTCATATATGGAGGGAAAGCTAAATGACTAA
- the rsgA gene encoding ribosome small subunit-dependent GTPase A, giving the protein MNGQIRKALSGFYYVYAEGETFQTRARGNFRNRKITPLVGDEVIFESDNLTDGYLLEILPRKNELVRPAVANVDLGVIVMSVVEPAFSYNLLDRFLVTLEHKQIRPVIYLTKADLLEKDQLKLLDEIKAVYQPSYSVIIGDQTADDKRSIRELEQYLPEQLTVFMGQSGAGKSTLLNRISPELQLATGEISEALGRGKHTTRHVELIPLYEGLVADTPGFSSIEFLEMEAVDLPKQFPEFVEAAHLCKFRECMHSKEPGCEVKKRVESGEIAQVRYNNYLQFLAEIEDRRPVYKKKK; this is encoded by the coding sequence TTGAACGGTCAAATTAGAAAAGCATTGAGCGGATTTTACTATGTATATGCAGAAGGGGAAACCTTTCAGACGAGAGCTCGAGGGAATTTTCGGAATCGCAAGATCACACCGCTAGTTGGTGATGAGGTGATTTTTGAAAGCGATAACCTGACGGATGGTTATCTGTTAGAAATACTTCCTAGAAAAAATGAGCTGGTTCGCCCAGCCGTAGCAAATGTTGATCTTGGTGTAATTGTGATGAGTGTAGTGGAACCGGCATTTTCGTATAATTTACTGGATCGTTTTCTGGTAACCTTAGAGCATAAACAAATTCGTCCAGTGATTTATTTGACGAAAGCGGATCTTTTAGAAAAGGATCAGCTCAAGCTGTTGGACGAAATCAAGGCAGTTTATCAGCCTTCTTATTCAGTGATTATTGGTGATCAAACAGCAGATGATAAGCGCTCTATTCGTGAATTGGAACAATACTTACCAGAACAATTGACAGTATTTATGGGGCAATCAGGAGCTGGGAAATCGACATTGTTGAATAGGATATCACCAGAGCTCCAATTAGCAACAGGAGAAATCTCGGAGGCGCTTGGGCGTGGGAAACATACGACGCGCCATGTTGAGTTGATCCCGCTTTATGAGGGACTGGTGGCCGATACACCAGGCTTCAGTTCTATTGAGTTTTTGGAAATGGAGGCAGTCGATCTACCAAAGCAGTTTCCAGAATTTGTAGAAGCGGCCCATTTATGTAAGTTCAGAGAATGTATGCACAGCAAAGAACCTGGCTGTGAAGTCAAGAAACGTGTAGAATCTGGTGAGATTGCTCAGGTGCGGTATAATAATTACCTCCAATTTTTAGCGGAAATCGAAGACCGTCGCCCTGTATATAAGAAAAAGAAATAA
- the fmt gene encoding methionyl-tRNA formyltransferase, which produces MTKIVFMGTPAFSVPVLDGLIEAGYDIQAVVTQPDRPVGRKRVLTAPPVKEAAVRHGLLVLQPEKISGSEGMEKVIALAPDLIVTAAFGQFLPERLLQAPKMGAVNVHASLLPKYRGGAPVHYAIINGEKEAGVTIMEMIKKMDAGGIFSQRSIPITTKDDVGTMFDKLSVVGKELLLDTLPAILSGELKPTPQDEDKVTFSPNISREQEQINWQKTAEQIDCQVRGMRPWPTAFTTYQGTNWKIWETEPIDEVTDAQPGTIIKRTKKELWIACGEGTVLSVKSLQPSGKGRLAVQEFLNGSGQAVQEADKVG; this is translated from the coding sequence ATGACTAAGATTGTTTTTATGGGAACGCCAGCATTTTCTGTTCCAGTGTTGGACGGATTAATCGAAGCTGGCTATGATATACAAGCTGTGGTGACGCAACCAGATCGTCCGGTCGGAAGAAAAAGAGTGCTTACAGCTCCTCCGGTAAAGGAAGCAGCAGTGAGACATGGATTACTAGTTTTACAGCCGGAAAAAATATCCGGATCAGAGGGGATGGAAAAAGTCATTGCGTTGGCGCCTGACCTTATTGTGACAGCAGCCTTTGGGCAATTCTTACCGGAACGTTTGTTGCAAGCACCAAAAATGGGCGCAGTCAATGTTCATGCATCTTTATTACCGAAATATCGTGGTGGTGCACCTGTGCATTATGCAATCATCAACGGCGAGAAAGAAGCCGGCGTAACGATTATGGAAATGATTAAGAAAATGGACGCTGGGGGTATTTTCTCGCAACGCAGCATTCCGATTACAACAAAAGATGATGTAGGAACGATGTTTGACAAGCTGAGTGTGGTTGGAAAAGAATTGTTGCTAGACACATTGCCGGCTATTCTATCCGGTGAGCTGAAGCCTACCCCTCAAGATGAAGACAAAGTGACTTTTTCTCCTAACATTAGTCGAGAACAGGAACAAATCAATTGGCAGAAAACAGCGGAACAAATCGACTGTCAGGTCAGAGGGATGCGTCCGTGGCCGACAGCCTTTACGACCTATCAAGGGACAAACTGGAAAATTTGGGAAACAGAACCTATTGATGAAGTAACCGATGCGCAGCCTGGGACGATCATCAAGCGTACAAAAAAGGAATTGTGGATTGCCTGTGGTGAAGGAACTGTTCTTTCTGTGAAAAGCTTGCAGCCTTCCGGTAAAGGCCGACTGGCTGTACAGGAATTTCTAAATGGTTCCGGTCAAGCAGTACAGGAAGCAGATAAGGTGGGCTAG
- the gmk gene encoding guanylate kinase: protein MADRGLLIVLSGPSGVGKGTVRKAIFESEEHDFQYSVSMTTRAKREGEIEGVDYYFRTREEFEAMIEAGEMLEYAEYVGNYYGTPLSYVNQTLDEGKDVFLEIEVQGAQQVKDKVPDGVFIFLTPPDLSELKSRIVNRGTDDMAVIDKRMQVAREEIEMMALYDYAVVNDEVPLAVDRIKKIITSEHFRVDRVIGKYIKMLKEM, encoded by the coding sequence ATGGCAGATCGCGGATTACTAATAGTATTGTCAGGTCCTTCTGGCGTTGGTAAAGGCACGGTTCGAAAAGCGATTTTCGAAAGTGAAGAGCACGATTTTCAATATTCTGTTTCTATGACCACTCGAGCAAAGCGCGAAGGTGAAATAGAGGGTGTAGATTACTATTTCCGAACACGGGAAGAATTTGAAGCAATGATCGAAGCAGGAGAAATGTTGGAGTACGCGGAATATGTAGGCAATTACTATGGCACACCGCTGTCTTATGTAAATCAAACCTTGGATGAAGGCAAAGATGTTTTTCTGGAGATCGAGGTGCAAGGCGCACAGCAAGTCAAAGACAAAGTGCCCGATGGGGTGTTTATCTTTTTGACGCCACCAGACCTTTCAGAATTAAAATCCCGCATTGTTAATCGAGGAACAGATGATATGGCTGTCATCGATAAGCGGATGCAGGTCGCAAGAGAAGAAATCGAGATGATGGCTCTTTATGATTATGCTGTGGTGAACGATGAAGTTCCTCTAGCTGTTGATCGAATCAAAAAAATCATAACAAGTGAACACTTTCGTGTAGATCGCGTGATTGGAAAATATATTAAAATGTTGAAGGAGATGTAG
- the priA gene encoding primosomal protein N', protein MKKVAQVIVDVPAMQTDQPFTYLIPSILTDQIAVGMRVEVPFGKSGRRVQGFITAIDQLDQQGLEAAEYEWKEIVSVLDLKPVLNEEMLALADYMKEKTFAFKITCLQTMLPSVMRAAYHKYIFLTDEIEEALQDELFSGLDEISWEEAEARDLLPQLMKLRAQHKVDIRYEVQTKNKVKVTRYIQPALAFERLEEEKEALRKGSKKKGELLHVLQVLGVEQQASVKEMKEKGFSTAVLNDAEKKGWLCYIEKETYRDPFANQHFEKTVPFALNDEQQTAVSSILHSMETRSPDTYLLEGITGSGKTEVYLQAIAEGLRQKKTAIMLVPEISLTPQMVQRFKSRFGDQVAVLHSGLSHGEKYDEWRKIERGEAQVVVGARSAIFAPLDNLGVIIIDEEHEASYKQEETPRYHSRDLAIWRGSYHGCPVVLGSATPSLESRARAQKKVYQHLLLTQRANSAASLPQIDVVDMREEVQRKNASTFSTTLQEKLIERMARKEQSVLLLNRRGYSSFVMCRDCGYVLPCPNCDISLTLHMDTKTMKCHYCGHEEGIPHRCPNCNSDKIRYYGTGTQKVEEELKTLFPESRVLRMDVDTTRRKGAHERILSAFENQEADILLGTQMIAKGLDFPNVTLVGVLNADTALNLPDFRSSERTFQLLTQVSGRAGRAEKPGEVVIQSFNPEHYAIQLAKGQQYEAFYQKEMQIRHRGDYPPFYFTVQITASHPEENVAAKQMFVIMKELQQGLSDQSILLGPTPNAIMRIKNRYYYQMIIKYKQEPQLQSLLKKILSDTQAATAKGLKVSIDAEPMNFI, encoded by the coding sequence ATGAAAAAAGTTGCACAAGTGATCGTAGATGTACCGGCAATGCAGACAGATCAGCCGTTTACATATTTGATTCCTTCTATATTAACGGATCAAATTGCTGTTGGGATGCGAGTGGAGGTGCCTTTTGGTAAGTCAGGCCGTCGTGTTCAAGGTTTTATCACAGCGATCGATCAATTGGATCAGCAAGGACTTGAAGCTGCTGAGTATGAATGGAAAGAAATTGTTTCAGTGTTGGATTTAAAGCCTGTATTAAATGAGGAAATGCTGGCACTGGCTGATTATATGAAAGAAAAGACCTTTGCCTTTAAAATTACATGTTTACAGACGATGTTGCCAAGTGTGATGCGTGCCGCTTACCATAAGTATATTTTTCTGACAGATGAGATAGAGGAGGCACTTCAAGACGAATTATTTTCCGGACTTGATGAGATTTCCTGGGAGGAAGCTGAAGCACGGGACCTTCTTCCTCAGTTGATGAAGCTGCGAGCACAGCATAAAGTCGATATCCGTTACGAGGTTCAGACGAAGAACAAGGTAAAGGTGACTCGGTACATCCAACCTGCACTGGCTTTTGAGCGATTGGAAGAAGAAAAAGAGGCGTTACGCAAAGGCTCGAAAAAGAAAGGGGAGTTGTTACATGTTCTTCAAGTGCTAGGGGTGGAGCAGCAGGCTTCTGTGAAGGAAATGAAGGAAAAAGGTTTTAGTACAGCAGTTCTTAATGATGCTGAGAAAAAGGGTTGGTTGTGCTACATAGAGAAAGAGACATATAGAGACCCATTTGCAAATCAACATTTTGAAAAAACAGTTCCTTTTGCCTTGAATGATGAGCAACAAACAGCAGTCAGCAGTATTCTTCACTCGATGGAAACAAGGTCTCCAGACACCTACCTTCTTGAAGGAATCACAGGAAGTGGAAAGACAGAAGTGTATCTGCAGGCCATTGCAGAAGGACTACGGCAGAAGAAAACAGCCATTATGCTCGTTCCTGAAATTTCTCTGACACCGCAGATGGTGCAACGGTTTAAAAGCCGTTTTGGGGATCAGGTCGCTGTGTTGCACAGTGGCTTATCTCATGGTGAAAAATATGATGAGTGGCGCAAGATCGAGCGCGGCGAAGCTCAAGTGGTCGTCGGTGCGCGTTCAGCGATATTTGCTCCGTTAGATAATTTGGGCGTCATCATCATTGACGAGGAGCATGAAGCGAGTTATAAGCAGGAAGAGACGCCACGTTATCATTCGAGAGATCTAGCGATTTGGCGTGGCAGCTATCATGGTTGTCCTGTTGTTCTAGGAAGTGCGACACCGTCGCTAGAGTCCAGAGCACGAGCGCAGAAAAAGGTCTACCAACATTTGTTGTTAACTCAGCGAGCAAACAGCGCAGCATCGCTTCCACAGATTGATGTAGTTGATATGCGTGAAGAGGTTCAACGTAAAAATGCTTCGACCTTTTCTACGACTCTTCAAGAAAAGCTGATTGAGCGAATGGCTCGTAAAGAACAAAGTGTTCTGCTACTGAACCGTAGAGGGTATTCTTCTTTTGTAATGTGTCGAGATTGCGGGTATGTATTGCCTTGTCCAAACTGTGATATCTCACTAACGCTTCATATGGATACCAAAACAATGAAATGTCACTACTGTGGACATGAAGAAGGAATTCCTCACCGTTGTCCCAATTGTAATAGTGACAAAATTCGTTATTACGGCACAGGGACTCAAAAAGTAGAGGAAGAGTTGAAGACGCTATTTCCTGAAAGCAGAGTATTACGGATGGACGTTGATACGACACGTCGTAAGGGTGCGCATGAACGAATCTTGTCTGCATTTGAGAATCAAGAAGCCGATATTCTTTTGGGTACACAGATGATTGCAAAAGGGTTAGATTTTCCTAACGTAACATTGGTAGGTGTGTTGAATGCGGACACGGCATTGAATTTGCCAGATTTTCGTTCCAGTGAGCGCACATTTCAACTGTTGACCCAAGTCAGTGGGCGAGCCGGCCGAGCTGAAAAACCAGGCGAGGTCGTGATTCAATCCTTTAATCCAGAGCACTATGCGATACAGCTGGCGAAAGGGCAACAATACGAAGCATTTTACCAGAAAGAAATGCAGATACGGCATCGAGGAGATTATCCACCATTTTATTTTACCGTTCAAATAACTGCCAGCCATCCTGAAGAAAACGTGGCTGCGAAACAGATGTTTGTGATCATGAAGGAGCTGCAACAGGGATTGTCTGACCAAAGTATTTTATTAGGGCCGACACCCAATGCAATCATGCGGATCAAAAATCGGTATTACTATCAAATGATCATCAAATATAAACAAGAACCACAGCTGCAAAGCCTGTTGAAGAAAATCTTATCGGATACCCAAGCAGCCACAGCGAAAGGGCTAAAAGTATCGATCGATGCAGAACCGATGAATTTCATTTGA